In a genomic window of Croceibacterium sp. TMG7-5b_MA50:
- a CDS encoding YdcF family protein has protein sequence MGQPAAFLLGLAIAAAMPIGSTAAQDPAGYTAPFADTLATRVFPFLAMLEAAPGWAAAMQADLTLRAIAAARAARMPAADCTSAPRCLTDAWLWTEAEIAIVGERLGALATRPNLAAALVTGQMRPSGRFAAHSALDDAALVQRAWADVAAAMNRVIAVYGQGAEPRYPKIDAMIFDANSADFTAVLRAHGVATAALVHDEAPFFAATLDYATGLLRMNERMEAGSFRPLLSGENASAVAAVHSFDWTGHDHTALLVFGHGPEDAQSRTGVLAYIRMRIAAALFHRGLAPFIIVSGGNVHPNRTPFNEAIEMKRILVAEHGVPADRILIEPHARHTTTNTRNTARLLLAAGFPADRPALIVSDHQTIQYIGSPLLQERSLAEMGVQPGRIGPNPDPDSARFTLTFLPDPVAFHVEAADPLDP, from the coding sequence ATGGGGCAGCCCGCCGCCTTCCTGCTCGGTCTCGCCATCGCTGCCGCCATGCCCATCGGGTCAACGGCGGCGCAGGATCCGGCGGGCTACACCGCGCCGTTCGCCGACACGCTTGCGACGCGGGTGTTCCCCTTCCTCGCGATGCTGGAGGCTGCGCCCGGCTGGGCGGCGGCGATGCAGGCCGACCTGACCTTGCGCGCCATCGCCGCCGCGCGGGCCGCGCGCATGCCCGCAGCGGATTGCACCTCCGCACCGCGCTGCCTGACGGATGCCTGGCTGTGGACGGAGGCGGAGATCGCCATTGTCGGCGAGCGACTGGGCGCACTCGCCACCCGCCCGAACCTCGCCGCCGCGCTGGTGACCGGGCAGATGCGCCCCTCCGGCCGATTCGCGGCCCATTCGGCGCTGGATGATGCGGCACTGGTGCAGCGCGCCTGGGCCGATGTGGCGGCGGCGATGAACCGGGTGATCGCCGTCTATGGCCAAGGGGCGGAGCCGCGCTATCCGAAGATCGACGCGATGATCTTCGATGCGAACTCCGCTGATTTCACTGCCGTGCTGCGCGCCCACGGTGTCGCCACTGCGGCGCTGGTGCATGACGAGGCGCCGTTCTTCGCAGCCACGTTGGATTACGCCACCGGCCTGCTGCGCATGAACGAGCGGATGGAGGCCGGCAGCTTCCGCCCCTTGCTCAGCGGCGAGAACGCCAGCGCCGTGGCGGCGGTGCACAGCTTCGACTGGACGGGGCACGATCACACCGCGCTGCTGGTATTCGGCCACGGGCCGGAGGACGCACAATCGCGTACCGGCGTGCTCGCCTACATCCGCATGCGCATCGCGGCCGCGCTGTTCCACCGTGGCCTAGCCCCGTTCATCATCGTGTCGGGCGGCAACGTCCACCCCAACCGCACGCCGTTCAACGAGGCGATAGAGATGAAGCGGATACTGGTCGCCGAACATGGCGTACCGGCGGATCGCATCCTCATTGAACCTCATGCCCGCCACACCACCACCAACACCCGGAACACGGCGCGGCTGCTGCTGGCGGCAGGCTTCCCGGCGGATCGGCCGGCGCTGATCGTGTCGGACCACCAGACGATCCAGTATATCGGCAGCCCGCTGCTGCAGGAGCGCAGCCTAGCGGAAATGGGGGTCCAGCCCGGCCGCATCGGACCCAACCCCGACCCCGACTCTGCCCGCTTCACGCTGACCTTCCTGCCCGACCCGGTTGCCTTCCATGTCGAAGCGGCCGACCCGCTCGATCCATGA
- a CDS encoding alkaline phosphatase D family protein, which produces MDMNRRGVLALLGSGTALAVPGAVQAQAKVPAITFAHGVASGDPAADGAVLWTRASGPAGFTGDVALGWIVSETANGAPVAQGEIVARASADHTAKVVVTGLQQGREYHYRFTAPGGEQSPAGRFRTLPVGAVEELVMAVASCQLYPGGLFNAYADMAALPRLDVVVHLGDYIYEYGADGYGAEIGQRLNRLPDPPHEIVTLDDYRRRHAQVKADPDMQAAHARAAFICVWDDHEVTNDGWLGGAENHQPETEGDWATRKAAAMQAYFEWMPIRNPEAGRPQEAIYRAFEFGDLATLAMVETRLLARDQQAVPKGDTPEAEQVPALLAVREQPARELLGPAQQQWLEGVLAASVQAGKPWQVLGNQVVMARVAGPDLEAQLGAEAFAALSAKMPEAYRARIGQAIAGYRAGLPFNLDSWDGYPPARERLYDSFARAGSRPLVLAGDSHASWANNLHDAAGRLAGIEVGCTAITSPSYGSLLPGIGRLIEAANEEVAFCDQDSKGYALVTLTPVQARADYIAVSTILARSFERRVTASFTAAADRAAPLMPA; this is translated from the coding sequence ATGGACATGAACCGTCGCGGCGTATTGGCGCTGCTGGGCAGCGGCACCGCACTGGCCGTGCCCGGCGCAGTCCAAGCGCAAGCCAAGGTCCCGGCCATCACCTTCGCCCATGGCGTGGCGAGCGGCGACCCCGCCGCCGACGGCGCGGTCCTGTGGACGCGGGCGAGCGGACCAGCCGGCTTCACCGGTGACGTCGCACTCGGCTGGATCGTGTCCGAGACTGCCAATGGCGCGCCGGTGGCGCAGGGTGAGATAGTCGCGCGCGCCAGCGCCGACCACACGGCCAAGGTCGTCGTCACCGGCCTGCAGCAGGGGCGCGAATACCATTATCGCTTCACCGCGCCAGGCGGCGAGCAATCGCCCGCCGGCCGGTTCCGCACCCTGCCGGTGGGCGCTGTGGAGGAGCTGGTGATGGCGGTCGCCTCGTGCCAGCTCTATCCCGGCGGGCTGTTCAACGCCTATGCCGACATGGCCGCGCTGCCCCGGCTGGACGTGGTCGTGCACCTGGGCGACTACATCTACGAATATGGCGCCGACGGTTACGGCGCGGAGATCGGCCAGCGGCTGAACCGCTTGCCCGACCCGCCGCACGAGATCGTGACGCTGGATGATTACCGTCGCCGCCATGCGCAGGTGAAGGCCGATCCCGACATGCAGGCGGCCCATGCCCGTGCCGCCTTCATCTGCGTGTGGGACGATCACGAGGTCACTAACGATGGCTGGCTAGGCGGGGCGGAGAACCACCAGCCGGAGACGGAGGGCGACTGGGCCACGCGCAAGGCGGCGGCAATGCAGGCCTATTTCGAATGGATGCCGATCCGCAATCCGGAGGCGGGTCGTCCGCAGGAGGCTATTTACCGCGCGTTTGAATTTGGCGACCTCGCCACGCTGGCGATGGTGGAAACGCGGCTGCTGGCGCGCGACCAGCAGGCCGTGCCCAAGGGCGACACGCCCGAGGCGGAGCAGGTGCCCGCGCTCCTGGCCGTGCGCGAGCAGCCGGCGCGCGAACTGCTCGGCCCCGCGCAGCAGCAATGGCTGGAAGGTGTGCTCGCCGCCTCCGTCCAGGCGGGCAAGCCGTGGCAGGTGCTGGGCAACCAGGTGGTGATGGCCCGCGTCGCCGGCCCTGATCTGGAGGCGCAGCTGGGTGCAGAGGCGTTCGCGGCGCTCAGTGCCAAGATGCCGGAGGCGTACCGCGCACGGATCGGCCAGGCGATCGCCGGCTACCGCGCCGGGCTGCCGTTCAATCTCGACAGCTGGGACGGCTACCCCCCGGCGCGCGAGCGGCTGTACGACAGCTTCGCCCGCGCCGGCTCACGCCCGCTGGTGCTGGCGGGCGACAGCCATGCATCCTGGGCCAACAACCTGCACGATGCCGCCGGGCGACTGGCCGGAATCGAGGTCGGCTGCACCGCGATCACCAGTCCGTCCTACGGCTCGCTGCTGCCCGGCATCGGCCGGCTGATCGAGGCGGCGAACGAGGAGGTCGCCTTCTGCGACCAGGACAGCAAGGGCTACGCGCTGGTGACGCTGACCCCGGTGCAGGCGCGCGCCGATTACATCGCGGTGTCGACCATCCTGGCGCGGTCGTTCGAACGACGGGTGACCGCCAGCTTCACCGCGGCGGCCGACCGGGCCGCGCCCCTGATGCCGGCCTGA
- a CDS encoding OmpA family protein, translating into MKVTLRQGGMALAGVVALLAGCRDTGVQEQPEAAASEPPVIAVPTATASSSIIRPEVVSEPVVDAPPEPVRLTIRFPEGSRLPADAAGPLAAMLKSEALAAGWPILVTGHSDSDGTDQANLATSRRRAEAVAGWLVEQGVDAARIRVVALGEQNPAAPNARPDGTPDEAGRARNRRVELVIAPPEGSDAATAEEQAPSAMEQLADD; encoded by the coding sequence ATGAAGGTAACGCTACGGCAGGGCGGCATGGCACTGGCGGGCGTGGTGGCGCTGCTGGCCGGATGCCGCGACACCGGCGTGCAGGAGCAGCCGGAGGCGGCTGCGAGCGAGCCGCCGGTGATCGCCGTGCCAACCGCCACCGCCAGCAGTTCCATCATCCGGCCCGAGGTGGTGAGCGAGCCTGTGGTGGACGCGCCGCCTGAGCCCGTGCGGCTGACGATCCGCTTCCCCGAAGGATCGCGCCTGCCCGCCGATGCGGCCGGCCCGCTGGCCGCCATGCTCAAGTCGGAGGCATTGGCTGCGGGGTGGCCGATTCTGGTGACCGGGCACAGCGACAGCGACGGCACGGATCAGGCGAATCTCGCCACGTCCCGCCGCCGGGCCGAAGCCGTGGCTGGCTGGCTGGTGGAGCAGGGCGTGGATGCCGCCCGCATCCGGGTGGTCGCCCTCGGCGAGCAGAACCCCGCCGCCCCGAACGCCCGGCCGGACGGGACCCCGGACGAGGCGGGCCGCGCCCGCAATCGTCGGGTAGAACTGGTGATCGCCCCGCCGGAAGGATCAGACGCCGCCACCGCTGAGGAACAGGCGCCCAGTGCCATGGAGCAGTTGGCCGATGACTGA
- a CDS encoding glycoside hydrolase domain-containing protein, with protein MRLFLLAAVAAFLPLPVAAQDAPGLLVDPFVGTLADFGQLSPAAVAPYGMVQLGPDTVPANHAGYDFAADQLAGFSHTRGVGVGCGGAGGDVRVMLGYAGDATPQRMDKASEAAHAGAYRVSYGPGILAELTATRGAGAIRFTVPRAGTVDVTIRYDRGYSRRLAQSWQASDNGDLLASFSAGTVCDEGAYHLHSASRVLHRGHPTDGTWRTGADGQAVLSLQVAAGDTVEVRTGLSSIDPAAAADVRRAELLDRAFDRIAAGTLAAWNTELGRLTITGDRRQQALFYTSLYRVMQTPVAIADPDGRYRGSDGQVAQLPAGEQHYTSWALWDNYRTQLPLLALIDPPRAGAIARSLVRLYQSGKQRWSTSTEPFLSVRTEHAGIVLLDFWRKGITDFDAEAALAGMIAESATLARATPDEQIEAAYDDWAIAELAADLGQQDVADRFRRQALSYREMWRQTFRDLGDDADIVKARGLYQGTLAQYRWAPVFDLPWLAETLGPRFLPELEQFFARNLFNMTNQPDIHVPYLFAWADRPQETARIVDRYLTRPVPHRYTNAGVRPQPWVGHSFALAPQGFADGMDDDAGTMTAWYVWAMLGLYPLTPGEPRYLATTPHTPAATLRPVDAEPIRFGRAASDGLLVNDRAVTTRFIDHAELVGEK; from the coding sequence ATGAGGCTGTTCCTGCTCGCGGCAGTGGCCGCCTTCCTACCTCTGCCTGTCGCTGCTCAGGACGCGCCCGGCCTGCTGGTCGATCCGTTCGTCGGCACGCTGGCCGATTTCGGGCAGCTGAGCCCGGCGGCGGTCGCGCCCTACGGCATGGTCCAGCTCGGTCCCGATACGGTGCCCGCCAACCATGCCGGCTACGACTTCGCCGCGGATCAGCTCGCCGGCTTCTCCCACACGCGCGGTGTCGGCGTCGGCTGCGGCGGGGCAGGCGGCGATGTGCGGGTCATGCTCGGCTATGCGGGCGACGCCACCCCGCAGCGCATGGACAAGGCGAGCGAGGCGGCACATGCCGGCGCTTACCGCGTCAGCTACGGCCCCGGAATCCTCGCCGAACTAACCGCCACGCGCGGCGCGGGCGCGATCCGCTTCACCGTGCCGCGCGCCGGCACGGTCGATGTCACAATCCGCTACGACCGGGGCTATTCCAGGCGGCTGGCGCAAAGCTGGCAGGCGAGCGACAACGGCGACCTGCTGGCGAGCTTTTCCGCCGGCACAGTGTGCGACGAGGGCGCCTACCACCTCCACTCCGCCTCCCGCGTGCTGCACCGGGGGCATCCTACGGACGGCACCTGGCGCACGGGGGCGGACGGGCAGGCGGTGCTGTCGCTGCAGGTCGCCGCGGGGGACACCGTGGAGGTGCGCACCGGCCTCTCCTCCATCGACCCGGCCGCTGCCGCCGATGTCCGCCGGGCGGAGCTGCTGGATCGCGCCTTCGACCGCATCGCCGCGGGCACGCTGGCGGCTTGGAACACGGAGCTCGGCCGGCTGACGATCACCGGTGACCGCCGGCAACAGGCGCTGTTCTATACTTCGCTGTACCGGGTGATGCAGACGCCGGTGGCGATCGCTGACCCGGACGGGCGCTATCGTGGAAGCGACGGGCAGGTCGCGCAGCTGCCGGCGGGCGAGCAGCACTACACTAGCTGGGCGCTATGGGACAATTACCGCACCCAGCTGCCGTTGCTGGCCCTGATTGATCCACCGCGCGCGGGCGCCATCGCCCGCTCGCTGGTGCGACTGTACCAGTCAGGCAAGCAGCGCTGGTCGACCTCGACCGAACCGTTCCTGTCCGTGCGCACCGAACATGCCGGCATCGTGCTGCTCGATTTTTGGCGCAAAGGGATCACCGATTTCGATGCCGAGGCGGCGCTCGCCGGCATGATCGCCGAGAGCGCGACGCTGGCCCGCGCCACGCCCGACGAGCAGATCGAGGCCGCGTATGACGACTGGGCCATCGCCGAACTCGCCGCCGATCTCGGGCAGCAGGATGTTGCCGACCGTTTCCGTCGACAGGCGCTGTCCTACCGCGAGATGTGGCGGCAGACCTTCCGCGACTTGGGCGATGACGCCGACATCGTAAAGGCTCGCGGGCTGTATCAGGGCACGCTGGCGCAGTATCGCTGGGCCCCGGTGTTCGACCTGCCTTGGCTCGCCGAGACGCTCGGCCCCCGCTTCCTGCCGGAGCTGGAGCAGTTCTTCGCCCGCAACCTGTTCAACATGACCAACCAGCCGGACATCCACGTCCCCTACCTGTTCGCGTGGGCCGACCGCCCGCAGGAGACGGCGCGGATCGTCGACCGATACCTCACGCGCCCGGTGCCGCACCGCTACACCAATGCGGGCGTGCGGCCCCAGCCGTGGGTCGGCCACAGCTTCGCGCTGGCGCCACAGGGATTTGCCGACGGAATGGACGACGATGCAGGCACGATGACCGCCTGGTATGTCTGGGCGATGCTGGGCCTCTATCCGCTGACGCCGGGGGAGCCGCGCTACCTCGCCACCACACCCCACACGCCGGCGGCCACACTGCGTCCGGTCGATGCCGAGCCGATCCGCTTCGGCCGTGCGGCCTCAGACGGGTTGCTGGTAAACGATCGCGCGGTGACCACACGCTTCATCGACCATGCCGAGCTGGTTGGGGAGAAGTGA
- a CDS encoding TonB-dependent receptor, protein MLPRHACCLLLTTTLVATPLSAQEATGVPQDTTGTATNGNDIIVTAQKIAQRAQDVPITISAVTGERIEELGVTDLDELSNYIPGLNIQEQSANNPGIVIRGVTSDSGSAQQGPRVTLYYNGVDISRSRGSYQSIYDLERVEVIKGPQATLFGTASAVGAISLVSARPRPGFSAEVTGGYGNYDATLLTGFVNAGNDLIAGRVAFEWRKRDGYVENLSDTQDDLYARDNLGVRASLRFTPSADVTLDVIGTFDRQRNSGTPFISRRLPPGDPFGPANLSGSPYSADHLGDAELGLRREVYDLNGTLTWQLNDEIAFTTVNGYREFDSDEVFDADGSAAPFLEFAELAEGWQFSHEGRFAYAGDVFRGSVGWNYFTEDGNQGVPFSTEEGVFINCLVAAQTGNPAVPGVPCVSPNGTVPGTALTGLFTGGRLTDLPYTSYFENRGQNDAYSVFADLTAIMGRVEVTGGLRYLWEDRRSGYTTNVPAPRLVALLPAALRTQLLAALPSLAVSLVPGQVDTGGQVFEAEESYDAWLPRMNILFRATDAVNFYATVSKGRRSPVVQVTAARVAGAPIRNLQLVPEETVWNYEAGAKLATADVSGTLGVFYQTYDGFQVSVTQPDGSSLTQSAGSASNLGVEAELQVRPTDWLSLFANGAYIDAQIDDDAAFAANFAGARFRLQPKWQAAGGFTVDRDLGNGMRLFATPSVTYRSKLYFELPNSELLSQGPVTLVNARAGVSFADERFEVAGFIRNAFNRDYLLDAGNTGGGFGIPTFIPAEPRFYGIEATARLF, encoded by the coding sequence ATGTTACCACGCCACGCCTGCTGCCTGCTGCTGACGACTACCCTTGTCGCCACCCCGCTCTCGGCGCAGGAGGCGACAGGCGTGCCGCAGGACACCACGGGCACCGCGACCAACGGCAACGACATCATCGTCACCGCGCAGAAGATCGCCCAGCGCGCGCAGGACGTGCCGATCACCATCTCCGCCGTGACGGGCGAGCGGATCGAGGAACTGGGCGTCACCGATTTGGACGAGCTGTCGAACTACATCCCCGGCCTCAACATCCAGGAACAGAGCGCCAACAATCCCGGCATCGTGATCCGCGGCGTCACCAGCGATTCCGGCTCCGCGCAGCAGGGACCGCGCGTCACGCTGTATTATAACGGCGTCGACATCTCCCGCTCGCGCGGCAGCTACCAGTCGATCTACGACCTGGAGCGGGTGGAGGTCATCAAGGGGCCGCAGGCGACGCTGTTCGGCACGGCAAGCGCGGTCGGCGCGATCAGCCTCGTCTCCGCTCGTCCGCGCCCCGGCTTCTCGGCCGAGGTGACGGGCGGGTACGGCAATTACGACGCGACGCTGCTGACCGGCTTCGTCAATGCCGGCAACGACCTCATCGCCGGGCGCGTCGCTTTCGAATGGCGCAAGCGCGACGGCTATGTCGAGAACCTGTCGGACACGCAGGACGACCTCTATGCCCGCGACAATCTGGGCGTGCGCGCCTCGCTGCGTTTCACCCCATCCGCCGACGTGACGCTGGACGTGATCGGCACGTTCGACCGGCAGCGCAACAGCGGTACGCCGTTCATCAGCCGTCGCTTGCCGCCGGGCGATCCGTTCGGCCCCGCCAACCTCAGCGGCTCACCCTACTCGGCGGACCATTTGGGCGATGCGGAGCTGGGGCTGCGCCGCGAGGTCTACGACCTCAACGGCACGCTGACCTGGCAGCTCAATGACGAGATCGCCTTCACCACCGTCAACGGCTACCGCGAATTCGATAGCGACGAGGTGTTCGACGCCGACGGCTCCGCCGCGCCGTTCCTGGAGTTCGCCGAACTCGCCGAAGGGTGGCAGTTCAGCCATGAGGGACGCTTCGCCTATGCCGGCGACGTGTTCCGCGGCTCGGTCGGCTGGAACTACTTCACCGAAGACGGCAACCAGGGCGTTCCCTTCTCCACCGAAGAGGGGGTGTTCATCAACTGCCTGGTCGCCGCGCAAACCGGCAACCCGGCGGTGCCGGGCGTACCCTGTGTGAGCCCCAACGGCACGGTGCCCGGCACCGCGCTGACCGGCCTGTTCACCGGCGGCCGACTGACGGACCTTCCTTATACCTCCTATTTCGAGAACCGCGGGCAGAACGATGCGTATTCGGTGTTCGCGGACCTTACCGCCATCATGGGCCGGGTCGAGGTAACGGGTGGTCTGCGCTACCTGTGGGAAGATCGCCGATCGGGCTACACCACGAACGTGCCCGCACCCCGGCTCGTCGCGCTGCTGCCCGCGGCGCTGCGCACGCAGCTGCTCGCCGCGCTGCCCAGCCTCGCGGTGTCGCTGGTGCCCGGGCAGGTCGATACCGGCGGCCAGGTGTTCGAGGCGGAGGAAAGCTATGATGCGTGGCTGCCGCGGATGAACATCCTGTTTCGCGCGACGGACGCGGTGAACTTCTACGCCACCGTATCGAAAGGACGCCGCTCGCCCGTGGTGCAGGTCACCGCCGCCCGCGTTGCCGGTGCACCTATCCGCAACCTGCAGCTGGTGCCCGAGGAAACGGTCTGGAACTACGAGGCGGGCGCCAAGCTCGCGACCGCCGATGTGTCGGGCACGCTCGGCGTGTTCTACCAGACCTATGACGGGTTCCAGGTCAGCGTGACGCAGCCCGACGGCTCGAGCCTCACGCAGAGCGCCGGCTCCGCCAGCAATCTGGGCGTGGAGGCGGAACTGCAGGTACGCCCGACCGACTGGCTCAGCCTGTTCGCCAACGGCGCCTATATCGACGCGCAGATCGACGATGACGCCGCCTTCGCCGCCAATTTCGCCGGCGCCCGCTTCCGCCTCCAGCCCAAGTGGCAGGCGGCAGGCGGCTTTACGGTGGACCGCGATCTCGGCAACGGGATGCGCCTGTTCGCCACGCCATCGGTCACCTATCGCAGCAAGCTGTATTTCGAACTGCCCAACAGCGAATTGCTGAGCCAGGGGCCGGTCACGCTGGTCAATGCGCGCGCCGGCGTCAGCTTCGCGGACGAGCGGTTCGAGGTCGCCGGCTTCATCCGCAACGCCTTCAATCGCGATTACCTGCTCGACGCCGGCAATACCGGCGGCGGCTTCGGCATCCCCACCTTCATCCCGGCCGAGCCGCGCTTCTACGGCATCGAAGCCACCGCCCGCCTGTTCTGA
- a CDS encoding TonB-dependent receptor codes for MRLSARQALACPLLSLVCVLAMPAGVAAQTASTQASGTATAEDADAAGGDQSEIIVTGTARAQRRFDVSYAVNSLGQEDVLRIAPRSVADLLGTVPGIQVEATGGEVQNITRVRGIPTDRGYLIFQQDGLPLYHEIDGVFWNSGDGMNRFDLMTERVEIVRGGPAPIFASNAAAIANNITVTGGAEMRGRAQVTIGDTGLYRLDAVQSGPLSDDTTFAIGGFIRQHDGYRDAGFPSDKGGQIRANLRHDLDNGFVRVTGMYVNDRNSFYLPIPVADPRDPSVSLDPYIDYHEGTLSSPSLRGVNVKYRDGAGVVQSMRRDLADGRHMRFGNVGLQWQADFDGWLVSALAGYTSGKSSFDAFYSTTNPVDADTFAAGYRTAANTAFGTAANPVASLRYAIAGTNGATPYDPDATSGLVLSGQYRAVESDFYSAQGDLSVTRRFDTGFGSHDLRVGTYTSFYGVDNVTAYQDMLIELRSRPRTLDLLAYSATGQVLGSVTDNGVLRYTTTLNSGDGDAKMIAFYANDTWDVTDGLRIDAGIRQEWYDMDGIALLSEATNLGDPTTLADNTTRAFSGAIITNQLKPSATNWTVGANYDFTPSLGVYARASTLEVPPNLGTVTSAQPNIVPTKARQYEFGVKAAFGRNYLYATGFYTQFDPFNASFVAFNPETGRNDQPVPFVGEAQVLGAEVDGRFAPTDWFALVGSVTYQEPEYRNLENSAGADPGAVNGNQIIREPKFFGNLRPTVTMDVGRGQLELYGRFDWVGRRYVDLFNRTRLPAYQTLGLGATLTVDEWRFQVVGDNITNARGLTEGNPRTDQLGGQGSSDAIYGRPLFGRNVRFILSRSW; via the coding sequence ATGCGCCTTTCCGCCCGGCAGGCCCTCGCCTGCCCGCTGCTTTCGCTCGTCTGCGTTCTGGCCATGCCGGCCGGCGTCGCCGCCCAGACCGCGAGCACACAGGCCAGCGGCACTGCCACGGCGGAGGACGCGGATGCCGCCGGCGGCGACCAGAGCGAGATCATCGTCACCGGCACCGCGCGCGCGCAGCGCCGCTTCGACGTGTCCTACGCGGTGAACTCCCTGGGGCAGGAAGACGTGCTGCGCATCGCCCCGCGCAGCGTCGCCGACCTGCTGGGCACCGTACCCGGCATTCAGGTGGAGGCAACCGGCGGCGAGGTGCAGAATATCACCCGCGTGCGCGGCATCCCAACCGATCGTGGCTACCTGATCTTCCAGCAGGACGGCCTGCCGCTGTATCACGAGATCGATGGCGTGTTCTGGAACTCGGGCGACGGCATGAACCGCTTCGACCTGATGACGGAGCGGGTGGAGATCGTGCGCGGCGGCCCCGCCCCGATATTCGCCAGCAATGCCGCGGCCATCGCCAACAACATCACCGTCACCGGCGGGGCCGAGATGCGCGGCCGGGCGCAGGTGACGATCGGCGATACCGGTCTCTACCGGCTGGATGCGGTGCAGTCCGGCCCGCTGTCGGACGACACCACCTTCGCCATCGGCGGCTTCATTCGCCAGCATGACGGCTATCGCGACGCAGGTTTCCCCAGCGACAAGGGCGGGCAGATCCGCGCCAATCTGCGCCACGACCTCGACAACGGCTTCGTCCGCGTCACCGGCATGTATGTGAACGACCGCAACTCGTTCTACCTGCCGATCCCCGTCGCCGATCCGCGCGATCCCTCGGTCTCGCTCGATCCCTATATCGACTATCACGAGGGCACGCTGAGCTCGCCGTCGTTACGCGGCGTCAACGTCAAGTATCGTGACGGCGCGGGCGTGGTGCAGAGCATGCGGCGCGACCTCGCAGATGGCCGCCACATGCGGTTCGGCAATGTGGGCCTGCAATGGCAGGCGGATTTCGACGGTTGGCTGGTGTCCGCACTGGCGGGCTACACATCGGGTAAGAGCAGCTTCGATGCGTTCTATTCCACCACCAACCCGGTTGATGCCGACACCTTCGCCGCCGGTTACCGCACTGCCGCCAACACCGCCTTCGGCACCGCGGCGAACCCGGTCGCCTCGCTGCGCTACGCCATCGCCGGTACCAATGGCGCGACGCCCTATGACCCCGACGCCACGTCAGGCCTGGTCCTGTCGGGTCAGTACCGCGCGGTGGAATCGGACTTCTATTCCGCGCAGGGCGACCTCAGCGTGACCCGCCGTTTCGATACCGGCTTCGGCTCGCATGATCTGCGCGTCGGCACGTACACCTCGTTCTACGGCGTCGACAATGTGACCGCTTACCAGGACATGCTGATCGAGCTGCGCAGCCGGCCGCGCACGCTGGACCTGCTGGCCTATTCGGCAACCGGCCAGGTGCTGGGCTCCGTCACCGACAACGGCGTGCTGCGCTACACCACAACGCTTAATTCGGGTGATGGCGATGCCAAGATGATCGCCTTCTACGCCAACGACACGTGGGACGTGACGGATGGGCTGCGGATCGATGCCGGCATCCGCCAGGAATGGTACGACATGGACGGCATCGCGCTGCTGTCCGAAGCGACCAATTTGGGCGACCCCACGACGCTGGCTGACAACACCACCCGCGCCTTCAGCGGGGCGATCATCACCAACCAGCTCAAGCCGAGCGCGACCAACTGGACGGTGGGCGCGAATTACGACTTCACGCCCAGCCTCGGCGTCTATGCCCGCGCCTCCACGCTGGAAGTGCCGCCGAACCTCGGCACGGTGACCAGCGCGCAGCCCAACATCGTGCCGACCAAGGCGCGGCAGTACGAATTCGGCGTGAAGGCCGCGTTCGGCCGCAACTACCTCTACGCCACCGGCTTCTACACGCAGTTCGACCCGTTCAACGCATCGTTCGTAGCGTTCAACCCGGAGACCGGCCGCAACGACCAGCCTGTGCCCTTCGTAGGTGAAGCGCAGGTGCTGGGTGCGGAAGTCGATGGGCGCTTCGCCCCGACGGACTGGTTCGCGCTGGTCGGCTCCGTCACTTACCAGGAGCCGGAATACCGCAACCTGGAAAACAGCGCGGGTGCGGACCCGGGCGCGGTGAACGGCAATCAGATCATCCGCGAACCCAAGTTCTTCGGCAATCTGCGCCCGACCGTCACGATGGATGTCGGCCGGGGACAGCTGGAGCTGTATGGCCGGTTCGACTGGGTGGGCCGGCGCTATGTCGACCTGTTCAATCGGACCCGCCTGCCAGCCTACCAGACGCTGGGCCTGGGCGCGACGCTGACGGTGGACGAATGGCGGTTCCAAGTGGTGGGCGACAACATCACCAATGCCCGCGGCCTGACGGAGGGCAATCCGCGCACCGACCAGTTGGGCGGGCAGGGATCGTCCGACGCGATCTATGGTCGGCCGCTGTTCGGCCGCAATGTCCGCTTCATCCTCAGCCGGAGCTGGTGA